The Primulina huaijiensis isolate GDHJ02 chromosome 18, ASM1229523v2, whole genome shotgun sequence DNA window aaatgaaaactaCTTTGTTGTGGATTAGGAATAAATTTGCAATTTTTACATTTGCAGAACCCAGTTCACCCAACTGAATGCTGGTGGGAATTCTACTTCTCAATTGACATGTCCAAGCGAGGATATACTAAGATCAGATATGGGTGAACAATCAAATTTAGACTTGAGAAATGGGTGTGGTGACATCGAAAGTGAATTCTGTTCGAGTTACTCAATCCAACATGAAGACCTAGAGTCTCGAGAATCCATGTCTTCTCCAGCAAAGCGGCATAATAGTGATATGCTACATCACAATTCTCTTGAGCAAAAAGTTACAGATATATATGATGGTATTCAAATCAGTCCATCACGAAATCAACCTAACTATAGTAATTCATCTAATGTTACTTGGGATGAAAAAACAGATACAGTCGAATCTACAGCAAGGGAGTATGATTCCAGTGGCACGACACAAGAGTTTGATCATGATAGAAATATGGTGTCTCGTTCCTCAAAATTGAACTTCGAAAATTGGGGTGTTGATGAAGTTAGCATGGAAATTATTGGCAAAAATGATGACATGCCTTGTGATGAAGCTCTGCCAACATTGGAGTCTGATGACATCCTTGTTGAAGACATTGACAGTGAAGCTGATCAATTTATGGATGCACTTAATACCATCGAGTCAGAGTGTGAAACTGATACAAATTGCACAAAAAAGATAGAAGGTTGTTACTCTGAAGATGACAAAGGAGCAGATGATAGAGTGGGTGATCTCATAAGTAGTAATTTGGAATACCAATCTTTGAAGTCCGAATCTAATGTTTTGGCCGACAGTCCTACGATCACTGTAAGTTGGGAACAAGATCCCATTTTGGGATCTCCAAAATCCCCTTCTACAGCTTTCAGTTCTATTGATGGAGGAATTGTGAAAACTGAATTGACGGATGACAAGGAAACAGGGGAGTCATTGAATCGAGGAGGTCTGCAGAAAGTCGATCCTCACGAGAAAGTTGACATTGATTATGGTGCAGTTGAGGGACGTGTTTCAAATACCGTATTGTCTGGCTGTAGAGATGATATATCTAGGTTGCCGATTATCGATAGAGCAAGGAGCAGTCCCGAGTCTCAGACGCCTGCACCAGAAACTTCTAATGTTACTTCTGTCATGTTCTGGACGAATGGTAGCTTACTAGGCCTCAAGCCATCAAAACCACTGGATTACAGTTTGGAGAATACTCTTCCACAAGATCCCTTGTCCAAGAACGATGAAAAAAATGGGAAGACATCTTGTGAAATTTCACCCGCTGATTCATCAACCAGACATGGAAATACCGGGAATTCAATTTATCAAACTCTCAACAGTTCCACTGAAACCAGTACAGCAGCCTCTAGAAGTCCTCTACCTGGAAATTTAGAATACCAAGCTTCCAAAAGTCAGCAAGATAATAGCACAAGTTCTTCCCGTATTTTTGAACGTAGCAATAGATTGTTTACATTGGGAGCTAACGGGAAACTATTGCACGATCGGAATGAAAGCCCTGCCAGCTATCAAACTACCAGAGCCTTTGAGCAGAAAAATAATCAGAAAGTTGCACATCAAACATTTTCAGGACCATCTAAAGATCTGATTGGAAGCAAACCTCCAGTACTTTCTCCTTCAGCGTCTCCTCCACTCGAGCACATGAAAATATCATTCCAGCCAATTGATGGATTTGAGACTTCCAAGCTGAAACTAAAATTCCCTGATAGAAACTGTAATAACGAAAGCAGCAGATGTATCTTTCCTTCATTTCAGTTGGTCCCTGAGGTGTCTGGCACTCTGCAAAATGATGTTTCAGACTCAGATGACGACACATTCTATAGATCATCACCATCTTTAGAAGCTGATTGTATTAGTCATCAGTCTGAATCAAATTCTGATAGGTGGGAGTCTGGCGGATCTCCCTGTAGCAAGGaccatgatttttatgattctTTTCATCAAATCACTTTGACAGAGTCTGTTTCAATAGTTACTGCATCCGGGAGGAAAAACCATGGAGATAACCTTGAAAATTGCAAACTACAGTCTCTTTTCGTTGAAAATGGTGTGCAAAATTCTAAATCTCAGCATTCATTTGATCTTCATAGCTCAGACACCCAAATTTGCTCATTCATGGAGGAACTTACAAAAAAAGCCAATTCAGAGCAACCTTTAGGGCCACCATTTATGGTAACTCCTGCTACTCCACCTCTACCTCCTGAGCAATGGCGGGGTATGAAGCCCAATCAGAAAGCTATGGATAACAATTCTGAGGCATTGCCAAAAGCCTCTGAATATGCATTTGACCTTAAGCTTTCAGGATCTACTGTTTCTCAGCAACCTAAGCCAGCCCCTTTgaatcaaaatcataattttgaGAACTCAGACGTACAGAATAGCAAGGTCAACTATTTTGATTCTCCAATTTTCTTGccatttcatttaatattttatgttgaaaAGAATCTTATGATTGTGACATATGTAACAGCAATCAGGAATGCATGAGCCTGatgcaaaacaaaaagacaatCGGCAGACAGGCGGTGTAGATAAAAAGGAGGACTTCCTGCACCAAATAAGAACAAGAGTGAGTTCCCAGCTTTTGACTTGCACCTGGGTTTTAGAACCTGGTATATACACATGAGTTTTCCTTATTGACTGGCCTCACTAGTTCACCAGAAAGTACTCAAAATTTCGATCAAATGGGAAGTAGTCGTCCCCAAACGTTACATATTCGTTATTTTTCTGCTTCTGGGAATATTCTTAAAAACAGGACGCCATCATCGTTCTCCAGTATTTATTTTTTCGTATAATGTTTGTTATTGTTGGTGAAATGAACTTCTATGCACCCACCAGTCATAGTCTAGTGCTTGTTGTAGAGGTCGATTCTATGTACAATTCAGACAGGAATTACTCGAAGTTCAAAATCATGGTATTTTGCTTGCTCCTTAGGACACTAACCCTTTCTTTAATGACTTCAGGCATTCAGTCTGAGACCAACTATGACAACAAAACCATTTGCGCAATCGGTTGGGCACGCAAACGTCGAAGTCACTGCTATTCTGAAAAAGGCCAATGCAGTTCGCCAGGTAACTCCCACACACTAATCAAAGAAAGACTATTCAGAAATGTGAAATAAACACAACTTAGATTTTATCTATATTtactttacaaatttttttgccCGCTCAGGCCGTTGGTAGTGATGACGATGGTACTTGGAGTGACCCTTGAGTATTCTCATCCCAAGATGATGGTATAGGTACCCTGGATACTGAATGACCTTAAAGTTTTGATTTCCAGATTAGGCCTCAGCACCCGTTAACATTATGTAATTAATTTAATGGTttctttaatgtttttttagttTCAAAAAATGTAGTTAGACAAGAAGGTGGAAACTGAAGTCCTACTGTGATTATTGAAACTTGGGGCTAATTAATTTACACGTGATGCTTGGCTGTGAATGTTTTTTACCATGGGGTCAACTAGCACCAGTTGTAAGTTGTAACTTCCCAGTTGCCTGCgtagtaaatttaaaatattttaccacGCTTAAACACTACATATTCCGCAATTAAATATAGTATAAGATTTGACTAAGTCATTACTATGCTAACTAACATTACTAATTTTCaacttcaaaatatttcataatcaattcGTTTAAATTTGTGCGAATTCTCCATTAATTCCACTTTCGGTCAAACCAATCGTCCCGGAAAAGGAGTGATTTTAATACGGGAAAAAGCTC harbors:
- the LOC140964328 gene encoding protein SCAR3-like isoform X1, translated to MPLVRLEVRSEYALGAPELYRQANKEDPKEILEGIAVSGLVGVLRQLGDLAEFAAELFHGLQDDVMRTSSRSHKLMARVRHIESALAPLEKAVLAQRSHLHFAYTAGCNWHAPLQCEENHFSCSDVPQFIMDSYEGCRGCPHLHLLDRFDPCGPGSCLKRYSDPTLFKRASVASGEASTENISKNKRSRKKRRSNPRIREVSRGASFFYHGGRTQFTQLNAGGNSTSQLTCPSEDILRSDMGEQSNLDLRNGCGDIESEFCSSYSIQHEDLESRESMSSPAKRHNSDMLHHNSLEQKVTDIYDGIQISPSRNQPNYSNSSNVTWDEKTDTVESTAREYDSSGTTQEFDHDRNMVSRSSKLNFENWGVDEVSMEIIGKNDDMPCDEALPTLESDDILVEDIDSEADQFMDALNTIESECETDTNCTKKIEGCYSEDDKGADDRVGDLISSNLEYQSLKSESNVLADSPTITVSWEQDPILGSPKSPSTAFSSIDGGIVKTELTDDKETGESLNRGGLQKVDPHEKVDIDYGAVEGRVSNTVLSGCRDDISRLPIIDRARSSPESQTPAPETSNVTSVMFWTNGSLLGLKPSKPLDYSLENTLPQDPLSKNDEKNGKTSCEISPADSSTRHGNTGNSIYQTLNSSTETSTAASRSPLPGNLEYQASKSQQDNSTSSSRIFERSNRLFTLGANGKLLHDRNESPASYQTTRAFEQKNNQKVAHQTFSGPSKDLIGSKPPVLSPSASPPLEHMKISFQPIDGFETSKLKLKFPDRNCNNESSRCIFPSFQLVPEVSGTLQNDVSDSDDDTFYRSSPSLEADCISHQSESNSDRWESGGSPCSKDHDFYDSFHQITLTESVSIVTASGRKNHGDNLENCKLQSLFVENGVQNSKSQHSFDLHSSDTQICSFMEELTKKANSEQPLGPPFMVTPATPPLPPEQWRGMKPNQKAMDNNSEALPKASEYAFDLKLSGSTVSQQPKPAPLNQNHNFENSDVQNSKQSGMHEPDAKQKDNRQTGGVDKKEDFLHQIRTRAFSLRPTMTTKPFAQSVGHANVEVTAILKKANAVRQAVGSDDDGTWSDP
- the LOC140964328 gene encoding protein SCAR3-like isoform X2 — protein: MPLVRLEVRSEYALGAPELYRQANKEDPKEILEGIAVSGLVGVLRQLGDLAEFAAELFHGLQDDVMRTSSRSHKLMARVRHIESALAPLEKAVLAQRSHLHFAYTAGCNWHAPLQCEENHFSCSDVPQFIMDSYEGCRGCPHLHLLDRFDPCGPGSCLKRYSDPTLFKRASVASGEASTENISKNKRSRKKRRSNPRIREVSRGASFFYHGGRTQFTQLNAGGNSTSQLTCPSEDILRSDMGEQSNLDLRNGCGDIESEFCSSYSIQHEDLESRESMSSPAKRHNSDMLHHNSLEQKVTDIYDGIQISPSRNQPNYSNSSNVTWDEKTDTVESTAREYDSSGTTQEFDHDRNMVSRSSKLNFENWGVDEVSMEIIGKNDDMPCDEALPTLESDDILVEDIDSEADQFMDALNTIESECETDTNCTKKIEGCYSEDDKGADDRVGDLISSNLEYQSLKSESNVLADSPTITVSWEQDPILGSPKSPSTAFSSIDGGIVKTELTDDKETGESLNRGGLQKVDPHEKVDIDYGAVEGRVSNTVLSGCRDDISRLPIIDRARSSPESQTPAPETSNVTSVMFWTNGSLLGLKPSKPLDYSLENTLPQDPLSKNDEKNGKTSCEISPADSSTRHGNTGNSIYQTLNSSTETSTAASRSPLPGNLEYQASKSQQDNSTSSSRIFERSNRLFTLGANGKLLHDRNESPASYQTTRAFEQKNNQKVAHQTFSGPSKDLIGSKPPVLSPSASPPLEHMKISFQPIDGFETSKLKLKFPDRNCNNESSRCIFPSFQLVPEVSGTLQNDVSDSDDDTFYRSSPSLEADCISHQSESNSDRWESGGSPCSKDHDFYDSFHQITLTESVSIVTASGRKNHGDNLENCKLQSLFVENGVQNSKSQHSFDLHSSDTQICSFMEELTKKANSEQPLGPPFMVTPATPPLPPEQWRGMKPNQKAMDNNSEALPKASEYAFDLKLSGSTVSQQPKPAPLNQNHNFENSDQSGMHEPDAKQKDNRQTGGVDKKEDFLHQIRTRAFSLRPTMTTKPFAQSVGHANVEVTAILKKANAVRQAVGSDDDGTWSDP